A DNA window from Naumovozyma dairenensis CBS 421 chromosome 7, complete genome contains the following coding sequences:
- the RPS21B gene encoding 40S ribosomal protein eS21 (similar to Saccharomyces cerevisiae RPS21B (YJL136C) and RPS21A (YKR057W); ancestral locus Anc_1.213), with product MENDKGQLVELYVPRKCSATNRIIKADDHASVQINIAKVDEEGRAIPGEYITYALAGTVRARGEADDSLNRLAQNDGLLKNVWSYSR from the exons atGGAAAACGATAAGGGTCAATTA GTCGAACTTTACGTTCCAAGAAAGTGTTCCGCTACCAACAGAATTATCAAGGCTGACGATCACGCTTCAGTCCAAATCAACATTGCCAAGGTTGATGAAGAAGGCCGTGCTATCCCAGGTGAATACATTACCTATGCTTTAGCCGGTACTGTTAGAGCCAGAGGTGAAGCTGATGACTCTTTGAACCGTTTGGCTCAAAACGACGGTTTGTTGAAGAATGTCTGGTCTTACTCCCGTTAA